GAGATTTGAGTTTGATTATAAAATCCCAACTATCCCTAAATAGAAGTGTTTGGTCACATACATCAAATTGCAAACAGAAGTACTTGAATACTACATTATTAGTATCACCTTAAACCCCACAATGCAATCACCCTAAACCCTAATGTTTCTGAAACTGCTGATACAAACGTCTCAAACAAACTCTCAATTTCTCTCTTCAACAACACCTCCCCTAGAAAACGAAATCGAAAACAGAAAACATGGCATCGTTTCATTGTCTATGGAGAAATCCTAATGAAAAATGGTCATGTTTTATGCACTCAAATTGCTGTAGTACTAGTTGCAGTAGTAACCTTGCTCTCTTTGACAGCAAGAGGTTCATACCATTTCGGACCAAATCCTGCAGCTTTCCTCGCTTCTTCATTGAAAGGAGGCTTCAAAGGCCCCCTAAAATGCTTCCTCACAACTTCATGAAACTTTCCAACCACTCCCTCTTCCTCATCTCCATCCAACCCCTTTCCCATCGACCTCAGGAAAACATACTTAAACCACTTCACCCCCGCAGCGCAATGCGTGACCTCTTCCGGATACACCACCCTCTCCAGCAATCCTGCCGTCTCCTCATCACCACCATTGCGAAACCTCGCAATGGTCGTGGGCAAAACATCCAACCCCCTCGCCTCGTGGACACAATGCTCCACCGCCAGCCGCGCCAGCAGATCATCCGAAGTAGCAGCTGCCGAGTCCCACAGCCCGTCATGAACCGGCAAAGCCCCATAAAACGATCCCATCTCCTCCAGCCTCGCCGCCAGCAGAGTGAAGTGGCTCCCTTCGTCCTGCGCCACCTTGACGAAATCAGTGAAGAACTCTACCGGCATTGCCTCTTGCTTACCAAACCTCGCGATTATGTCCTGCACAAATAAAACCCTAAGCACACATATCAAACTAGTAATACTCAATCAAAAAAACAAACACTGATGACTGAATGACTGATCTAGTACCCAGGACAGATCAATGGCCCAGCTCTCGGTGTGGGCCAAGCTGTGAACCATGGCCTGCCTGCTCTGCAAGCTGCCGCCTCTACCGAGCTTCGGCATCTGACTCGGCGCCACGAGCTTCACCTGCAACACACAATCAGGTCTCTTCGTTAACCAAATTTCATTGGACAAGTTGAGTTTTTTGTGATGGAATCAAGCGTACGTCAGTGAGCCTGGCGGGGCGGTCAGGAACGGGGAGGTGGAGGGATGGGTCATAAGGGAGAGTGATGGTTCCATTGAGCCATTGTGAGGCGACTGAGTCGCCGAGTCGGGCCTTCTCGAAGGGGTCGGCTGTGTTCAAGACTCGAAGCGCCGCTTCTACTAAGGTCTCCATTGTTTTGCGCCTAAACAGAGCCCTCTCTTCGGTGGAAATGAAAAGCTTTTGTTTAACCCGGATTATCTTCGGGTCGGGTCGGGGCATATTATTTTTGTGCCCAATCACACAAATTGTCACTTGACTTTGGTAGTCTGTCGTTTTAGTTATTCTGTCAATTTTGTTCGTTAAAGACTCTTGAACTATTTAGAGGAAATTTTGGTCAAAATGCTGAATATTTCTTGATTCTCTCGACAATACTCACAATTTTTGTCGAGTTTTAAACTGGGATATGGTCGATTGAAAACTACTACAAACAAAAGAATAAGGAGTGGATGAAATGTTTTGTTTTGTGGGTTTTTCTCTTCGGATAAGAAAATGATTGCCGAGTGAGCAACCTCCCGGAGAAATTTAGATACTGACCGGTTCACGAATGATTACGATGAGCTGAAGTTCAAACCTAAAAACTTCTATTAGTAGGAGAACTCATGTAGTGTCCACTCCATAGTCCGGCCATATTCGGACTACTAGTGAACCGCAAGATTAACTTCAAGTGACTAAAGTGATATAGGTGAAAAATCGCTAGCCAAAAGTTTTGAACATGAAATAATTCTGGACCCATCTGTGCAATATTTGTATTTGCAAAGAAGGACCCGAGCTAGAAGGTATTTATATTGGTCTCCGACTCTGGGACGTTAAACTCAAAAGAACCTTTTAAGTTTCCGACCACTCGGAGCAGCAGCGATGATGATGCTGCCCCAACACCCGGCGGCGCCGAGAGCCGACTCGCCTCACAATCGACTCTACGAGTTCGCCAAAGCTGCCCTCATTAAAATCTTCGTCCACCCATACGCTTCGGTCTGTCCCTCCCCCCTTAAACCTCTCTCTCAGTCTCTTTACTTCTCACATACACGTGTGCTCATGTAATTGGGTGATTTTGCTGTGAAGGTGTGTGAGTTGTACTGTGGCAGCGGAGGAGTCGACGCCGAGAAATGGGACGAGGCCCAAATCGGTCACTACATTGGAATTGGTAATATCATCTTTATTTCTATTGTTGATGCTTACTTACTTGTGTTGTTGTTGTTGTGTTTGTTTCTGTGTATATGAGTTGTGTCGTAATGGTGGGTTTTGTTGTGATAGATGTTTCGACGTCCGGTATAAGACAGAAAAGAGAAGCATGGGAGAGCCAGAGGAAGGGTTACACTGCTGACTTCTTTGAGCTTGACCCCTGCATGGTTAGTGGCCCATTGTTGTTGTTTAAACTGTGTGTATTGTTCATGTTGTTGTTTCAATATTTAGTTTCATGAGTGTTCGAATACTGCTGCATTGCTTGACAGGTTTCCACCTGATTGATTTAGTTCCTTTTTGAGCGCAACCAAAAATAGTATTGAACTACTTGTTACTAGTTTTCCATTAACTAAAACAACCATGGGAAGTTTGTGTTAGTTGGGATGGTGCATTTTCGATAAGTTTCAGCTACGTTGGGTGACTGTTTAAAATTTTTGCGTTAAAGACTTTGTCTTTTTGCTGCCTTTTGAACAATCCTAATTGAAATTTTGCTTGATTTGGATCATTTTGTGTTTGACAGGAAGATATAGAGCCACATCTGAATGAGGAAACCGTTCTGGCTGATTTAGTTTGCTGCTTGCAGAATTTGCAGGTTTTAATTATCATCTTTCCCTTTTTTTTTGGTTTTAATGGACATGGGTATTCTTTTAAGAATCCTGTGTTTCGAATCTTAGAGGCTTTTTTCACTTGCAGCTGTGTTTCCAAACTGAAGAGAAAGCAAGGAGGCTCTTGTTAAATGTGTCAGCCTTACTGAAGCCAGGGGGTTATTTTTTTGGTATTACTCCTGACTCATCTACAATATGGTATGAAATATGCTTACTAAAGACCCGTCCATTAACTAGTTTTATAGCATTGAGTTGGTTCGATATTGAGAAATTAGCTGAATTATTGTCATATCTATGGAGATTGTTGCTCCTAGGTTTTTAACATTGTAATTATACAGGGCAAAGTACCAGAAGAATGTGGAAGCATACCACAACAGAAGTGCTGGCATGAAACCAAACATCGTTCCCAACTGCATTAGATCAGAGAACTATGTGATCACTTTTGAAATCGAGGAAGAGAAGTATGTAATTTGAGATATTAGGGACCTTAGCTTCGCTTTCTTCTTCATATTTTTCTTTTGGCAAAGTAGCTTCTGTTTTCTTAGATTGCTCATGCTTAACCCCAATGAGTTACTTGAAACTTCCAGGTTCCCCTTATTCGGAAAGAAGTACCTGTTAAAATTGGCTAATGATCTCCCTCCGGAAACCCATTGCTTGGTTCATTTCCCTAGCTTCATTAGGTATTATTTATTTCTTGCTTACAAAGCTTGATTCTAATTGTAGGGTATTGTTTTGTTTATTGTGACATATGTATTACAATCTAGTATTACTGAAGTTTATCTATGTCCATGGCTTCAGTTGATTAATGGTCCTTAGTTTAAGATGGCTGACTCATATTTGTTTGAAAGTGATCAAATCTAATCTTGATTCTTAAGTAATTGGAAATTCAACTTTAGATTTTACTTTGGAATATGAATTATTTATTCTAAATGTCACATCTCTCGGAACTCTGGATTACAGTCGTCATAATGCCATGTATCAACTCTTTGGCTATGTAAGACAGAGTCTTCATTTGCTTTGCTGTACTGATATTGCCTTAGGTGTTGATTTCCCAAAGATAACTTTTGTTTTCTGATATTCAGGTTAGCCAGAGAAGCTGGTCTCGAGTATGTGGAGATTCAAAATCTAACTGAATTTTACGATGACAACAGGTTCGAATACTAGTTCTCTTAAATTCATCACAAAAATATAACTTTCTGTATAGTGAA
Above is a window of Fragaria vesca subsp. vesca linkage group LG7, FraVesHawaii_1.0, whole genome shotgun sequence DNA encoding:
- the LOC101309595 gene encoding uncharacterized protein HI_0077-like; amino-acid sequence: MPRPDPKIIRVKQKLFISTEERALFRRKTMETLVEAALRVLNTADPFEKARLGDSVASQWLNGTITLPYDPSLHLPVPDRPARLTDVKLVAPSQMPKLGRGGSLQSRQAMVHSLAHTESWAIDLSWDIIARFGKQEAMPVEFFTDFVKVAQDEGSHFTLLAARLEEMGSFYGALPVHDGLWDSAAATSDDLLARLAVEHCVHEARGLDVLPTTIARFRNGGDEETAGLLERVVYPEEVTHCAAGVKWFKYVFLRSMGKGLDGDEEEGVVGKFHEVVRKHFRGPLKPPFNEEARKAAGFGPKWYEPLAVKESKVTTATSTTAI
- the LOC101303454 gene encoding mRNA cap guanine-N7 methyltransferase 2-like — encoded protein: MMMLPQHPAAPRADSPHNRLYEFAKAALIKIFVHPYASVCELYCGSGGVDAEKWDEAQIGHYIGIDVSTSGIRQKREAWESQRKGYTADFFELDPCMEDIEPHLNEETVLADLVCCLQNLQLCFQTEEKARRLLLNVSALLKPGGYFFGITPDSSTIWAKYQKNVEAYHNRSAGMKPNIVPNCIRSENYVITFEIEEEKFPLFGKKYLLKLANDLPPETHCLVHFPSFIRLAREAGLEYVEIQNLTEFYDDNRAHFAGMLMNFGPNLADPRGRLLPRSYDVLGLYTTFIFHKPDPDIAPPIMTPVQDAPHIIDEKEWQGTLWRDDDKSAVEPPPLPGLGKISEQKGILGPGPAELRFAEPLDLVVVASKKH